The following nucleotide sequence is from Cercospora beticola chromosome 2, complete sequence.
TCAACAGAAGAGACGCGACGACGCGAAGTCAAGCACACGGTTCGCGGGGCAGCCGAAAGTCAATCGCAACATCCTTGTCGAGCGCGAGACCACTCGTCCTTGCCATTGCTTTGCAACGAGCACGACTCCTCCATTGCGAATTCACTGCGCGTCCATCATGCTGCCCGCCATGCTGCGTGCTGTGCACCGCACTCGTCGTGGGGCTTTGCGTGCTTGCTGCGTCTTGTTTATTCGCAGTGGAGCCGCTGCATCCCTGCACAGGCAACAGGCCCCGATCTGATTTCCGCTTGCTTTCATCTTCTCAGACTCGACGAGACAAACATCTTTCAGACACGCGTGCGAAGCCGCATATCATGTCGTCTGCTGTTACTTCAGGCGTCCATTCTTTCTCTTTGCTTTCTGCCCACTCGTGATTGTCGTTCGTTCTCGCAAGTCGAGCTTTCCGCGAATTTTTTGACGAGCACATTCGGACTTCGCTCCTACCATGTTAAGCGCTCGAGAACTGGCTGATACACGCCTCCGTCAACGCGCGAAGAACGAGCAGAATTCGAGGCTCGAGTTGCGCAGAAGAAGTTGTGCAATAACTTCCAATTCAATGGATACTGCCTTAGAGGCGACGAATGCCCATACGACCACTCTGCAATAACTCCAAAAATGCTTGAGTGCTTGAAATGGGTAGCTCGACACCAACCGTGCCCGAAACGAGGTAGGCTTCTGTCCTGTTCAGCTCACATTCTCCTCACTCAATACTGATCACTTCTCATAGGAAGTTGCCGCTCCGCAACCTGTTTCCTGGGACACATTTGCCAGCGTCCGGATTGTAGTCGACGCGGTGGCAAATCGTTCTGCAAGATCCCATGGATGTCCCACGCTGCCGATCTTCACGTAGCGGAGATTGTGCAAGGGTACGGCCTCACAACAGGTCAAAATAACGTCACGACTCCTGATGAAGACAGCGCGGCACCCAAGCATTCGAACGGGATGGAAAGcgaaagcgacgacgaggatggaAGGAGTCATGGAGCTACCATCTAGACCAAGAGGAATGGCAAAAGGGAAAAAAGGAacgagacgaagacgattttgatgacgatgatgtgcGCATGATGTGAATTGAGGCAATGAGGTTCGGATCGCGAATTGCCCAATACAAGCATTCGAGATACGCACAGCGGCGCCAGGCAAGAACGATGCACAGAAATGTTGCCCCTAAAATATTAGGTCAGCAACGGGCTACATATCACCTGCACTGGTCGTAACAACAAGCGACACCGTAAGGAGAGAGGAAAAGGTTACGTCGAGGATCAAACGCAGGCATCGGTATCCGAACAACACAACCAAAGCTGTCATTTATCTTTGCAAATGCCAGCAAAAATGACAGCAACTCGAAACTCTGAACTAGAATTTGCATCTCATCATACAGTGTTCCACTATATGCTCTACTTCTCCATCAATCTGCCCCTCTAGGCCCTCGCACCAGTCTACCACTCATACATCTTCGAAGAACCGAAAACAATGCCAGTGAGCACGAATAAAGGATACACAGCTCCTGACCGCTTGAACGCTTCCAGAAATGCCGAGTAAAATAAAACCAGAAGAAAAAAGAAATAGGATGAAAAGATCGCCCTGTTGTGCTCCGTTGATCGTGATTCCATGATATTCCCATCAAATGCCACCAACCAGACTGCATTCGTTCTGTTCCCGCCAATCCCAAAATTCATTCCCAAGATACGCCGTTGTACACCATTTCTTCCAATTAATATCGTCATCCTTTTGGACGGAAGCTCAATGCTGTCCATGTCCCTTCGATTCGTACTCCTGCCAAGTGCAATTGCCATTCAATACACTTTCCTTGCTCCAAACAATCCAAGACTGAGACTCGTATCGTTGTCTCCCATGCTGGGCGTCGCATCACTCATCATCTCCCATCGCCGAAGTGTATAAGGTACAACCTTAGGCTCGCCCTGCGGTTGCTGTCCAGCTCTCAAAGACATGGCACGCTGCAGGACAGCGGACCCTCCAGCGCCAGACATCGGACCAGGTCTGCCCGCAGCTTGcgcttgttgttgttgctgcgcaGCTCGTTGCAACAGCGCCTTAGCCTGCGCACTTCCCCCACCGGGTTGCGGCTGCGGATAAGATACGAGAGCAAGCCAAGCGTCAGGATTGTTGATCATTCCAAGAATGAAAGCTAGTCGTGGGTCACGGACTCCATTGCGAAGCATTGCGTGCCCCAGAGCGGTCAGAGATTCAGCAGGCAATGCATCCGAAAGAGCAGATGCAACATCGTGAATGTATTCCAGGATCTCCTGATGGCACTGCAGGCCGGGATGTCCAAGAAATATGCACAGTGTTGCGAGGAGGCTTTCGCGACTGGTTCGAGGGCCCTCACGGTCCGACGTTGGATCGCAGGCGTAGAGGAtgcagagatggaggagaaTCCGCAAGGCCATGAGGTATTGTTTATGCTCTACACCGAGGGGTTCCTTTGGCAAGCGCTCCAATAATTCTTTTAGTCTGTCCAAGATGCTCGAGACGATCTGAGACTTGCTGTTGTCTTTGGCAGCGTGGTGAGCAACACACAAAATATCAAGATTGCGACTGGCTTTAGCTTCATCGATACTAGCGGGACCGGTTTCCAAAGACGCACAGACCAACACTTGGTCTTTTGCCCATTGGTAAATGCTGCGAACTGTGTCCTGCCCAGCGCTTTCGAGTAGTTGTGGCCATATTTCGCTTCCATGGACGATGGCGTCAAGTATTGCTGGCTGCAGGGTACTCTCATTTGGCAATCCTCGCAATGCCTCCTTCTTGGCGAGCAGAGCCAGTGCCATCGTACATTGCGCAACAGAGATAGCGTCGGCGAGACCAATGATCGTCTTCGCATCAAGGCCGACCACTGAAACATACTCATCGCAGGACGGAGACAGCATTTTCGTGACGAGCTTCGTACAATTGGAGAGGAACGCTGGTGACGGACGAGCGCTTGTTAGCGCACGTAGGCAAACTTGATATCTGCTGACAGTGTACTCCAGAAGCA
It contains:
- a CDS encoding uncharacterized protein (antiSMASH:Cluster_8) → MLECLKWVARHQPCPKRGSCRSATCFLGHICQRPDCSRRGGKSFCKIPWMSHAADLHVAEIVQGYGLTTGQNNVTTPDEDSAAPKHSNGMESESDDEDGRSHGATI